A genomic segment from Flavobacterium sp. 9R encodes:
- a CDS encoding TonB-dependent siderophore receptor, with the protein MYKKIVLFATILLAFPVFSQENLDEVKVTKKRKGLQKSFTVTTNTTLVTSKELLKAACCNLAESFETNPSIDVNFSDALTGTKQIKMLGLTSPYLMITEENVPSVRGASQAYGLSFTPGTWVESIQITKGAGSVVNGYESISGQINTELIKPINDIPFFLNAYGSTDSRFELNTHFNTQLSQKWSSSLFVHGNTRVSKMDQNNDGFMDNPLAKQINVMNRYQYYDAENGLVSFINFRYMNDKKQAGEVDFDPDTDSGTTNRWGSEINTQRLDLATKVGYVFKDMPFQSIGFQNAFTLHDQNSYYGLNLYDIKQSSFYSNLIFNSIINNTKHKFATGINFAYDNYNEFVGLTDYGRVDNSVGAFFEYTYDNDDNFSLVLGGRVDNHNRLGTFVTPRLHLRYNPWEKTVIRFSAGRGKRAANIFAENQSLFASSRTLSILDTDGKIYGLNPEIAWNYGLSFNQKFQLFGRNGDTGIDIYRTDFQNQAVVDVMQSPQQVLFYNLKGKSYATSLQIEFNYELANRFSLRSAYKYYDIQTHYLSGVYQRPLQAKHRFFGNLEYETGRSESGSQWRFDATYNWLGKQQLPVTASNPTQDRLPEFSPSYNLINAQVTHVFSSNFEVYVGGENIGNYKQSKAILGAETPFGPTFDASIVYAPIFGQMYYAGLRFKIK; encoded by the coding sequence ATGTATAAAAAAATAGTGCTTTTTGCCACCATTTTACTGGCGTTTCCGGTTTTTTCACAAGAAAATCTAGACGAAGTAAAGGTGACCAAAAAGCGAAAAGGATTGCAAAAATCCTTCACGGTTACCACCAACACTACCTTGGTAACCAGCAAAGAGTTGCTTAAAGCAGCTTGTTGTAATTTGGCCGAAAGTTTCGAGACCAATCCTTCTATCGATGTGAATTTTTCGGATGCTTTGACGGGCACGAAGCAAATCAAAATGTTAGGTTTGACGAGTCCGTACCTGATGATTACTGAGGAAAATGTGCCTTCTGTTCGTGGTGCCTCACAAGCCTATGGACTGTCGTTTACACCGGGAACGTGGGTTGAAAGTATTCAAATTACCAAAGGTGCGGGAAGTGTGGTGAATGGTTATGAGAGCATTTCGGGTCAAATAAACACCGAATTGATTAAGCCTATTAACGATATTCCTTTCTTTTTGAATGCCTACGGTTCTACCGATTCTCGATTTGAGTTGAACACGCATTTTAACACGCAATTGTCTCAAAAATGGAGTAGTAGTTTGTTTGTACACGGTAACACTCGTGTGTCTAAAATGGACCAGAACAACGATGGTTTTATGGATAATCCGTTGGCAAAGCAAATCAATGTTATGAATCGCTACCAATATTATGATGCCGAAAACGGACTAGTGAGTTTTATCAATTTCAGGTATATGAATGATAAAAAACAAGCTGGTGAGGTTGATTTTGATCCCGATACAGACAGCGGTACCACTAATCGTTGGGGTTCTGAAATCAATACGCAAAGATTGGATTTGGCAACGAAAGTGGGCTATGTCTTCAAAGACATGCCGTTTCAAAGTATAGGTTTTCAAAATGCTTTTACGTTGCATGACCAAAACTCGTATTATGGTTTGAATTTGTACGATATTAAGCAAAGTAGCTTTTATTCGAATTTGATTTTCAACTCTATCATTAACAATACAAAGCATAAGTTTGCAACTGGAATCAACTTTGCGTACGACAATTACAATGAGTTTGTGGGGTTGACAGATTATGGAAGAGTAGATAATTCAGTAGGTGCTTTTTTTGAATATACGTATGATAACGACGATAATTTCAGCTTGGTTTTAGGCGGAAGAGTCGATAATCACAATCGATTGGGGACTTTTGTAACGCCTCGTTTGCACCTTCGTTACAATCCTTGGGAGAAAACGGTGATTCGTTTTTCGGCAGGAAGAGGAAAACGTGCGGCGAATATTTTTGCCGAAAATCAATCGTTGTTTGCTAGCTCTAGAACGCTTTCTATTTTGGATACCGATGGGAAAATCTATGGCTTGAATCCAGAAATTGCTTGGAATTATGGTTTAAGTTTTAATCAAAAATTTCAATTGTTTGGCCGAAACGGTGATACTGGAATTGATATTTACAGAACCGATTTTCAAAATCAAGCCGTAGTCGATGTAATGCAATCGCCGCAGCAGGTTTTGTTTTATAATCTAAAAGGGAAGTCCTATGCGACGAGTTTGCAAATCGAATTCAATTATGAACTAGCGAATCGTTTTAGTTTGCGTTCTGCTTATAAGTATTATGACATTCAAACGCACTATTTGTCAGGTGTTTACCAAAGACCCTTGCAAGCGAAGCATCGTTTTTTTGGGAATTTAGAATACGAAACAGGACGAAGTGAATCTGGAAGCCAATGGCGTTTTGATGCAACTTATAACTGGTTAGGCAAACAGCAATTGCCAGTGACAGCTTCGAATCCTACTCAAGATCGTTTACCTGAGTTTTCACCTTCTTATAACTTGATTAATGCTCAAGTAACACATGTGTTTTCTTCTAATTTCGAAGTGTATGTTGGAGGAGAAAATATTGGTAATTATAAGCAAAGCAAAGCAATACTTGGAGCAGAAACTCCTTTTGGGCCTACTTTTGATGCTTCAATTGTATATGCGCCAATCTTTGGTCAAATGTATTATGCAGGACTACGTTTTAAAATAAAATAA
- a CDS encoding heavy-metal-associated domain-containing protein translates to MKKIVLVVLVALVGFVAQAQEKKNKNAKHVTEVNGNCGLCQKRIQKAALSVEGVKSATWDIPSHQLSLILNEEKCSLLDVKKAIAKVGHDTDDVKATKEDYDKLHSCCLYERKE, encoded by the coding sequence ATGAAAAAAATAGTTTTAGTTGTATTAGTTGCTTTAGTTGGTTTTGTTGCTCAAGCACAAGAAAAAAAGAACAAAAATGCTAAACATGTAACCGAAGTAAATGGTAATTGTGGGCTGTGTCAAAAACGCATTCAAAAGGCTGCTCTTTCTGTAGAAGGGGTGAAGTCAGCTACTTGGGATATTCCTTCGCATCAATTATCTTTAATTCTCAATGAAGAAAAGTGTTCCCTTCTTGATGTTAAAAAGGCAATTGCAAAAGTGGGTCATGATACTGATGATGTAAAAGCAACAAAAGAAGATTACGACAAGTTGCATTCATGTTGTTTGTACGAGAGAAAAGAATAA
- a CDS encoding DedA family protein, translating to MNNFEWTQLLNPEFYITLSIGGVQIGLYVVLFIVFAETGLFAGFFLPGDSLLFLSGIYSRSLVENLFVVESDFINVTFLSMMVAIAGVLGNMVGYWFGAKSGYYLFKKEDTFWFKKKYLLQSKDFFEKYGGKAIIYARFLPIFRTFAPIVAGIVSMDKKKFMFFNILSSFMWAFLLIFAGHYLYGIFLEYGIDLKKHIEYIVIGIILVSTFPVFMKMLKKRPE from the coding sequence ATGAATAATTTTGAATGGACCCAATTATTAAATCCTGAGTTTTATATCACATTAAGTATAGGTGGCGTTCAAATTGGGTTGTATGTGGTTTTGTTTATCGTATTTGCCGAGACAGGACTTTTTGCAGGTTTTTTTCTTCCAGGTGATAGTTTACTTTTTCTTTCAGGAATTTACAGTCGTAGTTTAGTTGAAAATCTTTTCGTGGTTGAAAGTGATTTTATCAACGTGACTTTCTTGTCAATGATGGTTGCTATCGCAGGAGTTTTAGGGAATATGGTAGGTTATTGGTTTGGCGCCAAAAGTGGGTATTACTTGTTCAAGAAAGAAGATACCTTTTGGTTTAAGAAAAAGTATTTATTGCAATCGAAAGATTTCTTCGAAAAGTATGGAGGAAAAGCCATTATCTATGCTAGATTCTTGCCTATTTTTAGAACGTTTGCACCAATAGTTGCAGGAATTGTTTCGATGGATAAGAAGAAGTTTATGTTCTTTAATATTTTGAGTTCGTTTATGTGGGCGTTTCTTTTGATTTTTGCCGGGCATTATTTGTATGGCATCTTTCTTGAATACGGTATCGACTTGAAAAAACACATTGAATATATTGTAATTGGGATTATTTTGGTTTCTACTTTTCCAGTTTTTATGAAAATGTTGAAAAAGAGACCAGAATAA
- the groL gene encoding chaperonin GroEL (60 kDa chaperone family; promotes refolding of misfolded polypeptides especially under stressful conditions; forms two stacked rings of heptamers to form a barrel-shaped 14mer; ends can be capped by GroES; misfolded proteins enter the barrel where they are refolded when GroES binds): MAKDIKFDIEARDGLKRGVDALANAVKVTLGPKGRNVIIGKAFGGPNVTKDGVTVAKEIELKDPLENMGAQMVKEVASKTNDLAGDGTTTATVLAQAIVKEGLKNVAAGANPMDLKRGIDKAVEAIVADLAKQAKVVGSDSEKIKQIASISANNDEVIGELIATAFAKVGKEGVITVEEAKGTETFVDVVEGMQFDRGYLSPYFVTNPEKMEAELENPFILLYDKKVSSLKELLPVLEPVAQSGKPLLIIAEDVDGEALSTLVVNKLRGALKIAAVKAPGFGDRRKAMLEDIAILTGGTVISEERGYTLENTTIDMLGTANRVTIDKDNTTIVNGAGDTELIKNRVNQIKGQMETTTSDYDKEKLQERLAKLAGGVAVLYVGAASEVEMKEKKDRVDDALHATRAAVEEGIVAGGGVALLRAKTVLSTLKADNADEATGIQIVSRAVEAPLRTIVENAGLEGSVVVAKVAEATGDFGYNAKTDEYTDMLKAGIIDPKKVTRVALENAASVSGMILTTECALIDIKEENAGGGMPMGGGMPGMM; encoded by the coding sequence ATGGCAAAAGATATTAAATTTGATATTGAAGCACGTGACGGTTTAAAACGTGGGGTAGACGCATTAGCTAATGCAGTAAAAGTAACACTTGGCCCAAAAGGACGTAATGTTATTATTGGAAAAGCTTTTGGAGGACCAAATGTAACGAAAGACGGTGTAACGGTAGCTAAAGAAATCGAATTGAAAGACCCATTAGAAAATATGGGAGCTCAAATGGTAAAAGAAGTAGCTTCAAAAACCAACGACTTAGCGGGTGATGGTACTACAACTGCAACTGTTTTAGCGCAAGCCATCGTAAAAGAAGGTTTAAAAAACGTAGCCGCTGGAGCCAATCCAATGGATTTAAAAAGAGGAATCGACAAAGCTGTTGAAGCTATTGTTGCCGACTTAGCAAAACAAGCTAAAGTAGTAGGAAGTGATTCTGAAAAAATCAAACAAATTGCTTCTATTTCTGCCAACAATGACGAAGTAATTGGTGAATTAATCGCTACTGCTTTCGCAAAAGTTGGAAAAGAAGGTGTAATCACTGTTGAAGAAGCCAAAGGAACTGAAACCTTTGTAGATGTTGTTGAAGGAATGCAATTCGACAGAGGATATTTATCTCCTTACTTCGTAACCAACCCTGAAAAAATGGAGGCTGAATTAGAGAATCCATTCATCCTTTTATACGACAAAAAAGTTTCTTCATTAAAAGAATTATTGCCAGTTTTAGAACCAGTAGCACAATCAGGAAAACCATTATTAATTATTGCAGAAGATGTTGATGGCGAAGCTTTATCAACATTGGTAGTAAACAAATTACGTGGTGCCTTGAAAATTGCTGCTGTAAAAGCACCTGGTTTTGGCGATAGAAGAAAAGCTATGCTAGAAGATATCGCTATCTTAACAGGAGGAACTGTAATCTCTGAAGAAAGAGGCTATACACTAGAAAACACTACTATCGATATGTTAGGAACTGCCAACAGAGTAACTATCGACAAAGACAATACTACTATTGTAAACGGTGCTGGAGATACGGAATTGATCAAAAACCGTGTGAACCAAATCAAAGGTCAAATGGAAACTACGACTTCTGATTATGATAAAGAAAAATTACAAGAGCGTTTGGCTAAACTAGCTGGAGGTGTTGCTGTTCTTTATGTAGGTGCTGCTTCTGAAGTAGAAATGAAAGAGAAAAAAGACAGAGTTGACGATGCTTTACATGCTACTCGTGCCGCTGTAGAAGAAGGTATTGTTGCTGGTGGTGGTGTAGCTTTGTTGAGAGCAAAAACTGTCCTTAGCACACTAAAAGCAGACAACGCTGATGAAGCTACTGGTATCCAAATCGTTTCTCGCGCAGTAGAAGCTCCATTGAGAACTATTGTAGAAAACGCTGGATTAGAAGGTTCTGTTGTAGTAGCAAAAGTAGCTGAAGCAACTGGAGATTTTGGTTACAATGCCAAAACTGACGAATATACTGATATGCTAAAAGCAGGTATTATCGATCCTAAAAAAGTAACTCGTGTGGCTTTAGAAAACGCAGCTTCTGTTTCAGGAATGATCTTAACTACAGAATGTGCTTTGATTGATATTAAAGAAGAAAATGCCGGAGGCGGAATGCCAATGGGAGGCGGAATGCCAGGAATGATGTAA
- the groES gene encoding co-chaperone GroES encodes MALNIKPLSDRVLIEPVAAETKTASGIFIPDTAKEKPQKGTVIAVGNGTKDHAMTVKVGDTVLYGKYAGTELKLEGTDYLIMREDDILAII; translated from the coding sequence ATGGCATTAAACATTAAACCCCTATCGGATAGAGTTCTTATCGAACCTGTTGCCGCTGAAACAAAAACAGCTTCAGGGATTTTTATTCCTGATACCGCAAAAGAAAAACCTCAAAAAGGAACTGTAATTGCTGTTGGTAACGGAACCAAAGACCACGCAATGACAGTAAAAGTAGGCGATACCGTACTTTACGGTAAATATGCGGGTACAGAATTAAAATTAGAAGGAACCGATTATTTGATTATGCGCGAGGATGACATTCTTGCTATAATCTAA
- the secG gene encoding preprotein translocase subunit SecG, producing the protein MSTFSIFLVLITIVCFLLIVVIMVQNPKGGGLSSSIGGSQMLGGVQKTTDFLDKSTWTLATILIALILLSSLSFSGSMSDTDSKIIEKTETAAPQTAPVQNAPATPAAPATK; encoded by the coding sequence ATGAGCACATTTTCAATTTTTTTAGTTTTAATAACTATAGTTTGTTTTTTACTAATCGTAGTAATTATGGTTCAAAACCCTAAAGGTGGCGGATTATCATCATCAATAGGAGGATCACAAATGTTGGGTGGTGTTCAAAAAACGACTGACTTCTTAGACAAAAGTACTTGGACATTAGCTACTATCTTGATTGCTTTAATTTTGCTTTCTAGCTTAAGCTTTTCAGGATCTATGAGTGATACAGATTCTAAAATCATCGAAAAAACTGAAACTGCTGCTCCACAAACAGCTCCAGTACAAAATGCACCTGCAACACCTGCTGCACCTGCTACAAAATAA
- a CDS encoding tetratricopeptide repeat protein, translating into MNVTDYTFLINKPDTINSAYTDALGNILNEFPYFQSARALRLKGLFNQNSFKYNYALKVTAAHTTDRSILFDFITSEHFDTLQNDLYDKKNLELMNMEVVDSEIVHPKTILEQQQKALELSILTSIKEATNNNDTISDNESESVIELGKPIDFTPNEKHSFQEWLQLSRTQPIDRSIDNNSKTFEDSMEEERKKKAALIDKFIETNPKIAPIKPGTAPAPQFELNSSDNTHLMTETLARVYLEQKKYQKAIQAYEILILKYPEKSSFFADHISEIRNLQNNNN; encoded by the coding sequence ATGAACGTTACTGATTATACCTTTTTAATAAACAAACCCGACACTATTAATAGTGCCTATACGGATGCACTTGGCAATATTCTGAATGAATTTCCATACTTTCAAAGCGCAAGAGCTTTACGTCTAAAAGGTCTTTTCAACCAAAATAGTTTCAAATACAATTATGCCTTAAAGGTTACAGCTGCGCATACCACAGACCGTTCGATACTATTTGATTTCATCACCTCAGAGCATTTTGATACTCTTCAAAATGACTTGTACGACAAAAAAAATCTCGAGCTTATGAATATGGAAGTGGTAGATAGTGAAATCGTACATCCAAAAACAATTTTGGAACAGCAACAAAAAGCACTAGAATTATCTATACTCACGTCTATAAAAGAAGCGACTAATAATAACGATACTATTTCCGATAACGAGTCGGAATCGGTTATTGAACTCGGCAAACCCATTGACTTTACACCAAATGAAAAGCACTCATTTCAGGAATGGTTACAATTATCGAGAACACAGCCTATCGACCGAAGCATAGACAACAATTCAAAAACCTTCGAAGATAGTATGGAAGAAGAGAGAAAGAAAAAAGCAGCATTGATTGATAAGTTCATCGAAACCAATCCTAAAATTGCGCCAATCAAACCTGGTACTGCTCCAGCCCCGCAATTTGAACTCAATTCTTCAGACAATACGCACTTAATGACAGAGACTTTAGCAAGAGTTTACTTGGAACAAAAAAAATATCAAAAAGCGATACAAGCTTATGAAATATTAATTTTGAAATATCCAGAAAAAAGTAGTTTCTTTGCAGACCATATATCAGAAATAAGGAATTTACAAAATAACAATAATTAA
- a CDS encoding LptE family protein, whose translation MRNLFFLFAIICLFTLNSCGVYNFTGSGKIDAKTFQVNFFQNNAELIEPGIDRTFTLQLQDLIQNQTNLNLVKNGGDLVYEGEITDYRISPMTATADQRAAQNRLKIRINVRFTNKNKETDNFEKSFEFFYDYPADQQLTGSTLSAGLKEIFDRISQDIFNESLAKW comes from the coding sequence ATGAGAAATTTATTTTTTTTATTTGCAATCATTTGCCTTTTCACACTGAATAGCTGTGGCGTATACAACTTTACTGGTTCTGGTAAAATTGATGCAAAAACATTTCAAGTGAATTTTTTCCAAAACAATGCCGAATTGATTGAACCTGGAATAGACAGAACTTTCACCTTACAATTACAAGATTTAATTCAGAATCAAACCAATTTAAACTTGGTAAAAAATGGAGGTGATTTGGTATACGAAGGAGAAATTACCGATTATAGAATCAGCCCAATGACAGCAACGGCCGATCAGCGTGCCGCGCAAAACCGTTTGAAAATCAGAATTAATGTCCGTTTCACTAATAAAAACAAAGAAACCGATAACTTTGAAAAATCATTTGAGTTTTTCTATGATTATCCTGCCGACCAACAGTTAACAGGTTCGACATTGAGCGCTGGTCTAAAAGAAATTTTTGATAGAATTTCGCAAGACATTTTTAATGAATCACTGGCAAAGTGGTAA
- a CDS encoding sigma-54-dependent Fis family transcriptional regulator, with protein sequence METVQAIKQRFEIIGNDPKLNRAIEKAIQVAPTDISVLVSGESGVGKENIPRIIHSLSHRKHGKYIAVNCGAIPEGTIDSELFGHEKGAFTGATNTREGYFEVADGGTIFLDEVGELPLTTQVRLLRILENGEFLKVGSSQVQKTNVRIVAATNVNLFDAIEKGKFREDLYYRLSTVDITLPPLRDRKDDIHLLFRKFAADFAHKYKMPPLKLDDNAVHILQKFRWSGNIRQLRNVAEQISVLETNRDISAATLQSYLPVESSNLPSVIKDKKSESDFNTEREILYKVLFDMKSDLHDLKKLTLELMQNGSSKVQETNQNLIQKLYGSKSDSEIEFEEEPRTAVITTQNIDNNYQEPEENYLFAETIEEEEILKLEQKEIELIKKSLEKNKGKRKAAADELGISERTLYRKIKQFDL encoded by the coding sequence ATGGAAACAGTTCAAGCAATAAAACAACGTTTTGAAATTATTGGGAATGATCCCAAACTCAATCGCGCCATCGAAAAAGCGATTCAAGTGGCTCCAACAGATATTTCGGTGCTGGTTTCTGGTGAAAGTGGTGTGGGTAAAGAAAACATTCCTAGAATCATCCATTCTCTTTCACATAGAAAACACGGCAAATACATTGCTGTTAACTGCGGTGCTATCCCTGAAGGCACTATTGACAGTGAGCTTTTTGGTCACGAAAAAGGCGCTTTTACTGGAGCAACTAATACTAGAGAAGGCTATTTTGAAGTTGCTGATGGCGGAACCATATTTCTAGATGAAGTTGGAGAACTGCCATTAACTACTCAGGTGCGTTTGCTACGTATTCTTGAAAATGGTGAATTCCTAAAAGTGGGTTCGTCTCAAGTACAAAAAACGAACGTTCGAATTGTAGCTGCCACCAATGTCAATCTTTTTGATGCCATTGAAAAAGGAAAATTCAGAGAAGATTTGTACTATCGTTTGAGTACGGTAGACATTACTTTACCTCCTCTTCGCGACCGCAAAGACGATATTCATTTATTGTTTAGAAAATTTGCTGCTGATTTTGCTCATAAATATAAAATGCCTCCATTAAAGCTAGACGATAACGCCGTTCATATATTGCAAAAATTCCGTTGGAGTGGAAATATCAGACAGCTAAGAAACGTTGCAGAGCAAATTTCCGTTTTAGAAACCAATCGCGATATTAGTGCGGCAACTTTGCAATCCTATTTACCTGTAGAAAGTAGCAACTTGCCATCGGTTATTAAAGACAAGAAAAGCGAAAGTGATTTCAATACCGAAAGAGAAATTTTATACAAAGTTCTTTTTGATATGAAAAGCGACTTGCACGATTTAAAAAAACTGACGTTGGAATTAATGCAAAACGGAAGTTCAAAAGTGCAAGAAACCAATCAAAACCTAATTCAAAAGTTATATGGTTCAAAATCAGATAGCGAAATTGAATTTGAAGAAGAGCCAAGAACAGCAGTAATTACCACTCAAAATATTGATAACAATTATCAAGAACCTGAGGAAAATTATCTTTTTGCAGAAACGATTGAAGAAGAAGAGATTCTCAAACTAGAACAAAAAGAAATTGAGTTGATTAAAAAGTCGTTAGAAAAAAACAAAGGAAAACGAAAGGCTGCCGCTGATGAATTGGGAATTTCAGAACGTACTTTGTATCGAAAAATCAAACAATTCGATTTATAA
- the miaB gene encoding tRNA (N6-isopentenyl adenosine(37)-C2)-methylthiotransferase MiaB — protein sequence MEKIIEESKQGESLVLENKPENTKKLFIESYGCAMNFSDSEVVASILSSNGYNTTQKLEEADLVLVNTCSIRDKAEQTIRKRLEKYNAVKRINPKMKVGVLGCMAERLKNQFLEEEKIVDLVVGPDAYKDLPNLLNEVEEGRDAINVILSKEETYGDIAPVRLMSNGVTALVSITRGCDNMCTFCVVPFTRGRERSREPQSIMNEIQELQNNGYKEVTLLGQNVDSYLWYGGGLKKDFVNASEMQKATAVDFDQLLEMVAVGYPKMRIRFSTSNPQDMHESILHVIAKYPNICKHIHLPVQSGSNRILKEMNRLHTREEYMALIDKINAIIPNCAISQDMIAGFPTETEQDHQDTLSLMEYVKYNFGYMYSYSERPGTLAGRKMEDDVPEETKARRLQEIVDLQQKHAWYRSEEFIGQTVEVLVEKISKKSTEEFSGRNSQSITVVFPKENYKIGDFVNVKITSCTSGTLKGEAIGLSEMN from the coding sequence ATGGAAAAGATCATTGAAGAAAGCAAACAAGGTGAAAGCCTTGTTCTAGAAAACAAACCCGAAAACACCAAAAAGCTCTTTATAGAAAGTTACGGTTGCGCTATGAATTTTTCAGACAGCGAAGTAGTAGCTTCTATTTTATCGAGCAATGGCTACAACACCACTCAAAAACTAGAAGAAGCTGATTTAGTTTTAGTAAATACTTGTTCAATTAGAGACAAAGCCGAACAAACGATTAGAAAGCGATTAGAAAAATACAATGCTGTAAAACGAATCAATCCAAAAATGAAGGTTGGCGTTTTAGGATGTATGGCTGAACGTCTAAAAAATCAATTTTTAGAAGAAGAAAAAATCGTAGACTTGGTTGTTGGACCAGATGCATACAAAGACTTACCAAACTTACTAAATGAGGTTGAAGAAGGTCGTGACGCTATTAATGTAATTCTATCCAAAGAAGAAACTTATGGTGACATTGCTCCGGTTCGATTAATGAGTAATGGAGTTACTGCTTTAGTTTCTATAACACGTGGTTGTGACAATATGTGCACGTTTTGTGTTGTTCCATTTACTCGAGGTCGAGAAAGAAGTCGTGAACCTCAAAGTATAATGAATGAGATTCAAGAATTACAAAACAACGGATATAAAGAAGTTACTCTTTTAGGACAAAACGTAGACAGTTATTTATGGTATGGTGGCGGATTGAAAAAGGACTTTGTCAATGCTTCTGAAATGCAAAAAGCAACAGCTGTAGATTTTGACCAATTACTCGAAATGGTTGCTGTAGGATATCCAAAAATGAGAATTCGTTTTTCGACTTCCAATCCGCAAGACATGCACGAAAGTATTTTGCACGTAATAGCAAAATACCCAAACATTTGTAAACACATCCATTTACCTGTTCAATCTGGAAGCAACCGAATTCTAAAAGAAATGAATCGCTTGCATACTCGAGAAGAATATATGGCACTTATTGACAAAATCAATGCAATTATTCCAAATTGCGCTATCTCTCAGGACATGATTGCGGGATTCCCAACCGAAACCGAGCAAGACCATCAAGATACGTTAAGCTTGATGGAATATGTAAAATACAATTTTGGATACATGTATTCCTATTCAGAACGCCCCGGAACATTGGCTGGAAGAAAAATGGAAGACGACGTTCCAGAAGAAACCAAAGCTCGAAGACTTCAAGAAATTGTAGACTTGCAACAAAAACATGCTTGGTACAGAAGCGAGGAATTCATTGGACAGACGGTTGAAGTTTTAGTTGAAAAAATCTCAAAAAAATCAACCGAAGAATTCTCAGGAAGAAATTCACAAAGCATTACTGTTGTTTTTCCTAAAGAGAACTATAAAATAGGTGATTTTGTAAATGTAAAAATTACAAGTTGCACCAGCGGTACTTTAAAAGGAGAAGCAATTGGGCTAAGCGAGATGAATTAA